The proteins below come from a single Effusibacillus pohliae DSM 22757 genomic window:
- a CDS encoding group II intron maturase-specific domain-containing protein codes for MWRGASAGGQRVSAVLPALSPGQPDRRTAESPAGDPQSHERELAGLAPVSGCRRVGCEEPFVDGAGGCIIIKGWRNYYAVIDPGATNRFLSKIDWYIRRRLEIFWNKKHNRRKTRYVDFYHMLTPDGLENRHFMESTYCPK; via the coding sequence GTGTGGCGGGGAGCATCAGCAGGAGGTCAGCGAGTATCTGCGGTACTACCTGCCCTTTCACCGGGTCAACCTGATCGTCGTACCGCTGAATCGCCAGCGGGTGACCCTCAATCTCACGAGCGAGAATTGGCGGGATTGGCTCCGGTAAGCGGCTGCCGGCGTGTTGGATGTGAAGAACCGTTTGTTGATGGGGCAGGAGGTTGTATCATTATAAAAGGGTGGAGGAACTACTATGCCGTGATTGACCCCGGTGCAACCAATCGGTTTCTGAGCAAGATCGACTGGTATATTCGCAGGCGTTTGGAGATTTTCTGGAATAAGAAGCATAATCGCCGGAAAACACGTTATGTTGACTTCTATCACATGCTTACTCCAGATGGGCTTGAAAACCGCCACTTCATGGAAAGTACGTACTGCCCAAAGTGA